The following proteins are co-located in the Primulina tabacum isolate GXHZ01 chromosome 11, ASM2559414v2, whole genome shotgun sequence genome:
- the LOC142519906 gene encoding myb family transcription factor PHL11-like isoform X1, whose protein sequence is MEGIYSCGGRGGGLRDSRPRLRWTPDLHDRFVDAVTRLGGPDKATPKSVLRVMGLKGLTLYHLKSHLQKYRLGQLQAKRQQVSEHDKEDKAETSHGYQNWHGASASTNSSSMTNDQGEIPIAEALKCQIEVQKILEEQLEVQKKLQIRIEAQGKYLQAILEKAEGSLSADLNHPGSLESTKAQVSGFNLALSSFMRGIKENEGNGNVNDRSAQLNGVDGTVREPSYMEGRQEINDAKIKHEGPSMDLELNTRRSSYDFIGMNE, encoded by the exons ATGGAGGGAATATACAGCTGCGGAGGCAGAGGTGGTGGACTAAGAGATTCAAGGCCACGGCTGCGATGGACTCCTGATTTGCATGATCGTTTTGTGGATGCTGTCACTAGGCTTGGTGGCCCTGACA AGGCAACTCCCAAATCAGTACTGAGGGTAATGGGATTGAAGGGCTTGACACTGTATCACTTAAAAAGCCATCTGCAG AAATATAGACTTGGACAGCTACAGGCAAAAAGACAGCAAGTTAGTGAACATGATAAAGAGGACAAGG CAGAAACTTCTCATGGATATCAAAACTGGCATGGTGCGAGTGCAAGTACAAATTCATCAAGCATGACCAATGATCAAGG AGAAATTCCCATAGCTGAAGCTCTAAAGTGCCAGATTGAAGTGCAGAAAATACTTGAAGAACAGCTTGAG GTGCAGAAGAAACTGCAAATTAGAATTGAGGCTCAAGGGAAGTACTTACAAGCCATACTAGAAAAAGCTGAGGGCAGCTTATCAGCCGACTTGAATCACCCTGGTAGTCTAGAGTCCACGAAAGCTCAAGTTTCCGGTTTCAACTTAGCTCTATCAAGTTTCATGCGAGGCATTAAGGAAAATGAAGGAAATGGGAATGTCAATGACAGATCAGCACAACTAAATGGAGTCGATGGAACGGTTCGTGAGCCGAGTTACATGGAAGGCAGACAAGAAATAAACGATGCGAAGATTAAACACGAAGGTCCATCCATGGATCTTGAGTTGAACACAAGAAGAAGTAGCTAtgattttattgggatgaatgAATAG
- the LOC142519906 gene encoding myb family transcription factor PHL11-like isoform X2 encodes MEGIYSCGGRGGGLRDSRPRLRWTPDLHDRFVDAVTRLGGPDKATPKSVLRVMGLKGLTLYHLKSHLQKYRLGQLQAKRQQVSEHDKEDKAETSHGYQNWHGASASTNSSSMTNDQGEIPIAEALKCQIEVQKILEEQLELSL; translated from the exons ATGGAGGGAATATACAGCTGCGGAGGCAGAGGTGGTGGACTAAGAGATTCAAGGCCACGGCTGCGATGGACTCCTGATTTGCATGATCGTTTTGTGGATGCTGTCACTAGGCTTGGTGGCCCTGACA AGGCAACTCCCAAATCAGTACTGAGGGTAATGGGATTGAAGGGCTTGACACTGTATCACTTAAAAAGCCATCTGCAG AAATATAGACTTGGACAGCTACAGGCAAAAAGACAGCAAGTTAGTGAACATGATAAAGAGGACAAGG CAGAAACTTCTCATGGATATCAAAACTGGCATGGTGCGAGTGCAAGTACAAATTCATCAAGCATGACCAATGATCAAGG AGAAATTCCCATAGCTGAAGCTCTAAAGTGCCAGATTGAAGTGCAGAAAATACTTGAAGAACAGCTTGAG TTAAGTTTATAA